In the genome of Aspergillus flavus chromosome 8, complete sequence, one region contains:
- a CDS encoding phosphotransferase family protein, which yields MRNRSWGLLISAPRKYLSRSTYRHFSRQMAPFHSRNQAIPSDLLYLQKKDGTVIAAQEEDFYRYTTKRWLSNDTEEASQRYQRFDIQELLDVAPRSIGSDARCNHVMKCPEGLYNKAFLLTFSNGSEVVAKLPNPNAGPRTLTTASEVATMEYARTILGLPVPEVLGWSSNSSNPVRSEYIIMEKAKGTALGDVWYQLPTPSKHKFIRQVVELEAKLATVPFTAHGCIYYAEDVPRECSKNQLPLYGDDLKKFCVGPVVDPILWSDERVEMGLNRGPWHHLSDYATSIGTNERTWAMQYAKPRMNYYRSNTDFEMPTEYIDLIEKYLRIVPHITHCEPDTADLLQPTLWHSDLHLNNIYVDLDTETITDIIHWQNITVAPLLLQAKIPRMARHINPLPLGWVMPEKPEGYETFFQKDKLKADKLYESALCQKYYEVCTAKKNQRHYAAMCHNDTWKSPLILPLKSISGAWSSREVFMLRSSLMEVVDHWAEIQPAADCPISFTDEERNLHNEEMENRDYIEGLMEEFQGAGILPSDGIVDPEDYEVVQKTNYAQKERFMSLAEDEEQREWMDKIWPYQDRASEA from the exons ATGAGAAATCGGTCATGGGGGCTTTTAATCTCGGCCCCGAGGAAATACCTTTCTAGATCTACCTACCGTCACTTCAGCAGACAAATGGCACCATTCCATAGTCGAAACCAAGCGATACCCTCTGATTTACTATACTtacagaagaaagatggtaCCG TGATTGCGGctcaagaagaagacttcTACAGATATACCACCAAGCGATGGCT GTCCAATGACACCGAGGAAGCTTCACAGCGATATCAGAGGTTCGATATTCAAGAGCTTCTTGATGTAGCTCCTCGATCGATTGGTAGTGATGCTAGAT GTAACCACGTGATGAAATGCCCAGAGGGGCTTTATAATAAGGCCTTTCTTTTAACGTTCAGTAATGGGTCTGAGGTGGTCGCAAAACTGCCAAATCCCAATGCTGGGCCCAGAACCCTCACTACTGCCAGTGAAGTTGCAACGATGGAATAT GCGCGAACAATTCTGGGTCTTCCTGTTCCGGAGGTGCTAGGTTGGAGCTCCAATTCCTCCAACCCGGTCAGAAGTGAGTATATCATCAtggaaaaggcaaaaggGACGGCTCTCGGTGATGTGTGGTATCAACTCCCGACCCCCTCTAAGCACAAATTTATAAGGCAAGTGGTGGAATTAGAGGCAAAATTAGCGACAGTGCCTTTCACTGCACACGGCTGCATCTATTATGCTGAAGATGTACCCAGAGAATGTTCCAAGAATCAGTTGCCGCTTTATGGCGATGACCTAAAGAAGTTTTGCGTCGGCCCAGTCGTGGACCCAATTCTTTGGTCTGATGAGCGGGTTGAGATGGGACTAAATCGAGGTCCTT GGCACCACTTATCCGATTATGCGACAAGCATTGGTACCAACGAGAGAACGTGGGCAATGCAGTATGCAAAACCGCGTATGAATTACTACCGAAGCAACACCGATTTTGAGATGCCCACTGAATACATCGACCTTATCGAGAAGTATCTGCGGATTGTTCCACACATAACACATTGTGAACCTGACACTGCAGATCTCCTGCAACCGACACTGTGGCACAGTGACCTCCATCTTAACAACATCTACGTTGACCTCGACACAGAAACGATTACTGATATAATCCACTGGCAGAATATAACTGTTGCTCCGCTGCTCTTGCAAGCTAAGATACCTCGGATGGCTCGGCACATCAATCCACTCCCACTAGGCTGGGTGATGCCGGAAAAGCCAGAGGGCTACGAGACGTTCTTCCAGAAGGATAAGCTCAAGGCAGATAAACTCTATGAGAGCGCCCTATGCCAGAAGTACTACGAGGTTTGCACtgccaagaagaaccagcGACACTACGCTGCTATGTGTCATAACGATACGTGGAAGTCACCTCTTATTCTCCCGTTAAAATCAATAAGCGGGGCTTGGTCCTCGAGAGAGGTCTTTATGTTACGCTCCTCATTGATGGAAGTTGTGGATCATTGGGCGGAAATCCAACCTGCAGCGGATTGCCCTATCTCCTTcacagacgaagaaagaaacttgCATaacgaagagatggagaaccGTGACTACATTGAGGGACTCATGGAAGAGTTTCAAGGAGCAGGAATCTTGCCAAGCGATGGGATTGTTGATCCTGAGGACTATGAGGTTGTGCAGAAGACAAACTACGCACAAAAGGAAAGGTTCATGTCGTTAGCAGAGGACGAGGAACAGAGAGAGTGGATGGACAAGATTTGGCCTTATCAGGACCGGGCCAGTGAAGCATGA
- a CDS encoding heterokaryon incompatibility protein-domain-containing protein encodes MPLKRKRTSHTTPPAFTYPTLPQEPYTTRMIRLLPHNDKSAPIQCELLNYDLSNTYAGAHLYQALSYVWGSEAKPESIILNGCTFDITANLHAALSHLRNRQFERILWVDAICINQDEEDQGYEKSKQIPLMRMIYAQAECVIVWLGDAAEEGDKALEEIRCRGEEQYTNSTLNTSENYDACLRLLQRDWFSRIWVLQEVGVARCVYVMCGFISINGHVFCEGLSRLRLPSALLSAIGPVAHLIRGALYRPEYKLNSRGFISIGELIGMYHRHNAAKQHDKVYALLGLSADPITAALEPNYSLPWKEVFKRTINYIFPECSVEAFIETETVLMRSEGWILGVINSVEENASRVGKQKIEVLFSYTALSLGYQYRWETSWESQAFAALIQEGDIICLLKGASNPSIIRLCKDHFAVITPAVTPQQRQHEKSPTVRPEGMTSMRGLFDIPLIWKTPLAKTESKDEPEVLVLLMDTPLVLQGEEQLEAEKRLKHIMLAVVDIALTVLNQEKFKTKMIEKILRQSGTKDSIAKELAEASAAENRWWIRRWRDEDESPTKTLSQNILQHQGNDLPISEETIIAATSGDISHNCIITELFLLYQRVSLPVSEKVVKEVAGSGRYVL; translated from the exons ATGCCTCTAAAACGAAAACGTACCTCCCATACCACCCCGCCCGCTTTTACGTACCCAACGCTTCCGCAAGAGCCTTATACTACTCGCATGATCCGTCTTTTGCCGCATAATGATAAGAGTGCTCCAATACAGTGTGAGCTGCTCAACTATGATTTATCGAACACATACGCAGGAGCGCACCTTTATCAGGCACTTTCGTATGTATGGGGAAGTGAGGCGAAGCCTGAATCCATCATTTTGAACGGCTGTACTTTCGATATCACAGCGAATCTTCATGCCGCACTTTCACACCTCCGAAACCGCCAATTTGAAAGAATACTGTGGGTTGATGCAATATGTATCAAccaggatgaggaagatcAGGGATATGAGAAAAGCAAGCAAATCCCACTTATGCGGATGATTTATGCGCAGGCTGAATGCGTTATTGTCTGGCTTGGAGACGCTGCCGAAGAGGGCGACAAAGCGCTCGAAGAAATTCGTTGTCGGGGAGAAGAACAATATACAAACTCCACTTTGAACACTTCGGAAAACTATGATGCGTGTCTGCGGTTGCTACAACGAGATTGGTTTAGCCGTATATGG GTGCTTCAAGAAGTTGGTGTCGCACGATGTGTTTATGTCATGTGTGgctttatttctataaacGGACATGTTTTCTGCGAGGGACTTAGCAGACTACGGCTTCCTTCGGCCCTCCTCAGCGCGATTGGCCCTGTTGCTCATCTCATACGTGGTGCGCTTTATCGACCAGAGTATAAGCTTAATTCACGCGGGTTCATATCTATAGGGGAGCTCATTGGCATGTATCATCGCCATAACGCGGCCAAGCAGCATGACAAAGTATATGCATTATTAGGCTTGAGTGCCGACCCGATCACAGCTGCCCTAGAGCCGAACTATAGCCTCCCATGGAAGGAGGTATTCAAGCGGACCATCAATTATATCTTCCCTGAATGTTCAGTGGAGGCATTTATTGAAACAGAGACAGTTTTGATGAGAAGCGAAGGATGGATTTTAGGCGTTATAAACTCTGTTGAAGAGAACGCTTCTAGGGTTGGCAAACAAAAAATTGAGGTCCTCTTCAGTTATACTGCTTTGTCATTGGGTTATCAATATCGCTGGGAAACTAGCTGGGAGTCTCAGGCTTTTGCAGCGTTGATCCAGGAAGGCGATATCATCTGCCTTCTGAAAGGGGCTTCCAATCCAAGCATTATACGATTGTGCAAAGACCATTTTGCCGTCATCACACCGGCAGTGACACCTCAACAAAGACAACACGAAAAGAGTCCAACAGTGAGGCCTGAGGGAATGACTTCTATGCGGGGTCTATTCGATATTCCCCTCATATGGAAAACTCCTCTGGCTAAAACAGAAAGTAAGGATGAGCCTGAAGTTCTGGTCCTACTCATGGATACACCGCTAGTtcttcaaggagaagagcaactCGAGGCTGAAAAAAGACTGAAACATATAATGCTGGCCGTCGTAGATATTGCGTTGACTGTATTAAACCAGGAAAAGTTCAAAACCAAGATGATAGAGAAAATACTCCGCCAAAGTGGAACAAAAGATTCAATTGCCAAAGAATTGGCTGAGGCTTCCGCAGCTGAAAATAGATGGTGGATAAGGAGGTggagagatgaagatgaaagTCCTACGAAGACACTCTCACAAAATATCTTGCAGCACCAAGGAAATGACCTACCAATCTCAGAAGAAACAATAATAGCTGCAACAAGTGGTGACATATCACATAACTGTATTATCACGGAGCTCTTCCTGCTATACCAAAGAGTGAGCCTTCCAGTCTCTGAAAAAGTGGTCAAGGAAGTGGCAGGGAGTGGAAGATATGTGTTatag
- a CDS encoding uncharacterized protein (expressed protein), whose translation MVLAPIPQHTGFIRKFGQLKHLTNQKINHEVRRFHRLLPPHHLSEKATFTLYSEGDTRGSPHCAMTTNACGQPNQSGISAALSQAQYSLAAGQGVSPECGTCWEITVTSDMSGNPIKEKTIKVTLNNLCPIDGNSICNTSNKYEAGIHFDLCMDIGAESFLTFGARIGTARQALLGIGEMAEIQYVAFILLLSWTDIDG comes from the coding sequence ATGGTCCTCGCCCCGATTCCCCAACACACAGGCTTCATTCGCAAATTTGGCCAACTCAAGCACTTGACCAATCAAAAAATTAACCATGAAGTTCGCCGTTTTCATCGcctcctccctcctcacCATCTTTCAGAAAAGGCTACCTTCACCCTCTACAGCGAGGGCGATACTAGGGGTTCTCCCCACTGCGCCATGACCACGAACGCCTGTGGCCAGCCCAACCAGTCCGGAATCAGTGCTGCCCTGAGCCAGGCTCAATACAGCCTGGCGGCAGGTCAGGGAGTAAGCCCAGAGTGCGGAACTTGCTGGGAGATCACCGTCACTTCAGACATGAGTGGAAACCCCATCAaagaaaagactataaaaGTTACCTTGAACAACCTTTGCCCTATCGATGGAAACTCCATTTGCAATACGTCGAACAAATACGAAGCTGGGATTCATTTTGACTTGTGTATGGATATTGGTGCTGAGAGCTTTCTTACTTTTGGGGCTAGGATTGGGACTGCAAGGCAGGCTTTGTTGGGAATTGGCGAAATGGCCGAGATTCAATATGTTGCgtttatccttcttctttcctggaCTGATATTGATGGCTAG
- a CDS encoding putative ribonuclease H1 — translation MPFRPDSPVELPNGCLVCGSHHLVVCPFCTVDYSFMEEILNEDQEASEDSQDSQDEDMSDEERTFDDMTRLRVGTGRVIPTKFHPRNTRDTPQSLFPPGICTNASPNVSRFIHRTNPKQFLIYTDGACLNNGGANPKAGCGIVFKPDDAGYLRFPLENEGPTGFNSLVIATDYEYVVEGVTSWVRGWIRRGWKTSMGAAVKNRDLWECLLSEIEKWDSNDMEVKFWHIPRDWNTDADYHARHSASEDTRGGFRDINGILV, via the exons ATGCCTTTCCGCCCAGATAGCCCCGTCGAACTTCCCAATGGTTGTCTAGTGTGTGGCTCGCACCACCTCGTCGTCTGTCCTTTCTGCACTGTTGATTATAGTTTTATGGAAGAAATATTGAATGAGGATCAAGAGGCATCGGAAGACTCCCAAGATTctcaagatgaagatatgAGCGACGAGGAGAGAACATTTGACGACATGACACGACTCAGAGTCGGCACAGGACGCGTGATTCCCACAAAATTCCACCCTCGAAACACCAGGGATACCCCCCAGTCACTTTTCCCACCTGGAATCTGCACTAATGCCTCCCCAAATGTATCCCGATTTATTCATCGAACCAACCCCAAACAATTTCTCATCTACACAGACGGTGCATGCTTAAACAACGGCGGAGCTAACCCCAAAGCCGGTTGTGGCATTGTTTTCAAACCTGACGATGCTGGCTACTTGCGCTTTCCTCTTGAAAACGAAGGGCCTACTG GGTTCAATAGTCTCGTGATTGCGACGGATTATGAATATGTTGTTGAGGGTGTTACGTCCTGGGTACGCGGATGGATAAGGAGAGGCTGGAAGACAAGTATGGGAGCAGCGGTTAAGAACCGGGACCTTTGGGAGTGCCTACTTAGTGAAATAGAAAAATGGGATAGCAATGACATGGAAGTCAAATTTTGGCACATTCCGAGAGATTGGAATACGGATGCGGACTATCATGCCAGACATTCTGCTTCTGAGGATACACGAGGCGGCTTCCGGGATATTAATGGCATACTTGTCTAA